The following coding sequences lie in one Salvelinus fontinalis isolate EN_2023a chromosome 21, ASM2944872v1, whole genome shotgun sequence genomic window:
- the drg1 gene encoding developmentally-regulated GTP-binding protein 1, whose translation MSLLAKIAEIEAEMARTQKNKATSNHLGLLKARLAKMRRELITPKGGSGGGTGEGFDVAKTGDARIGFVGFPSVGKSTLLSNLAGVYSEVAAYEFTTLTTVPGVIRYKGAKIQLLDLPGIIEGAKDGKGRGRQVIAVARTCNLILIVLDVLKPLGHKKLIEHELEGFGIRLNKKPPNIGFKKKDKGGINFTVTCPQSELDGDAVKSILAEYKIHNADITLRSDSTADDLIDVVEGNRVYIPCIYVLNKIDQISIEELDIIYKVPHCVPISAHSRWNFDDLLEKMWDYLHLVRIYTKPKGQLPDYTSPVVLPTEHTAVEDFCLKIHKSLLKELKYALVWGASVKHNPQKVGKDHVMEDEDVIQLVKK comes from the exons ATGAGTTTACTCGCCAAAATAGCAGAAATTGAGGCCGAG ATGGCTCGAACTCAGAAGAACAAGGCCACGTCTAACCACTTGGGGTTGCTCAAAGCTCGTCTGGCCAAGATGAGGAGAGAACTTATCACACCAAAGGGAGGcagtggaggaggcacaggggaAG GTTTTGATGTGGCAAAAACAGGTGATGCCCGTATCGGGTTTGTAGGGTTCCCCTCAGTGGGCAAGTCTACTTTGCTAAGTAACCTGGCAGGGGTGTACTCTGAGGTGGCGGCCTATGAGTTCACCACTCTCACCACAGTACCAGGAGTGATCCGCTACAAGGGTGCCAAAATACAG CTCCTGGATCTCCCAGGTATCATCGAGGGGGCCAAAGATGGCAAGGGTAGGGGACGACAGGTCATCGCAG TGGCTCGAACATGCAACCTGATCCTCATAGTGTTGGATGTTCTAAAGCCTCTGGGCCacaagaagctgattgaacacGAGCTGGAGGGCTTTGGAATCCGCCTCAACAAGAAGCCGCCCAACATCGGCTTCAAGAAGAAGGACAAAGGAGGCATCAACTTCACTGTCACA TGTCCACAGAGTGAGCTGGACGGTGACGCAGTGAAGAGCATCCTGGCCGAGTACAAGATCCACAACGCTGACATCACCCTGCGCAGTGACTCCACGGCTGATGACCTCATCGACGTGGTGGAGGGAAACCG AGTGTACATCCCCTGCATTTATGTGCTCAACAAAATTGACCAGATCTCCATTGAAGAGCTGGACATCATCTACAAGGTACCCCACTGCGTGCCCATCTCTGCCCACTCCCGCTGGAATTTTGATGACCTTCTGGAGAAGATGTGGGACTACTTGCACCTAGTGCGCAT ATACACCAAACCCAAAGGCCAGCTTCCTGACTACACATCTCCAGTTGTTCTACCTACTGAACATACTGCAGTGGAGGACTTCTGTTTGAAGATTCATAAAAGCCTCCTCAAAGAATTAAAATA TGCTCTGGTGTGGGGTGCTTCAGTGAAACACAACCCCCAGAAGGTGGGAAAAGACCATGTCATGGAGGATGAGGATGTTATCCAGCTGGTGAAAAAGTAA
- the LOC129818557 gene encoding stAR-related lipid transfer protein 7, mitochondrial-like isoform X2, with the protein MHASTGKLVAALAGVFLWEDEKVRDEELHRCGLELQALESVKNLSASSEKAEGQVETGWELVMEKKNFKVWRRPIEGSHLCEYRVLGSYNDVTPRQFFNVQLDTEYRKTWDALVLKLEVVDRDVNTGSEVVHWATRFPYPMYSRDYVYVRRYNVNVENNLMVLISRAVQHPGVPETQDYVRVHSYQSKMVIRPHKSFDENGFNYLLTYSDDPQTAFPRYCVSWMVSSGMPDFLEKLHTAALKAKNLEVGIYDYTSAVKSNDTKHQPSQDRLGDNTRPGQIYA; encoded by the exons ATGCACGCTTCCACGGGGAAGCTTGTGGCTGCACTGGCCGGTGTCTTCCTGTGGGAGGACGAGAAGGTCCGAGATGAAGAACTACACAG GTGTGGACTAGAGCTCCAAGCTTTGGAGTCGGTGAAGAATCTGAGTGCATCCTCAGAGAAGGCTGAAGGGCAGGTGGAGACAGGCTGGGAACTTGTCATGGAGAAGAAGAATTTCAAAGTGTGGAGGCGGCCAATTGAGGGAAGCCACTTGTGTGAATACAGAG TTTTGGGTTCTTATAACGACGTCACCCCCCGACAGTTCTTCAATGTCCAG TTGGACACGGAGTACAGGAAGACGTGGGATGCTCTGGTTCTCAAGCTGGAGGTGGTGGACCGGGACGTCAACACAGGCTCAGAGGTTGTGCACTGGGCCACACGTTTCCCT TATCCCATGTACTCGAGGGACTATGTTTATGTGCGTCGCTACAATGTTAATGTGGAGAATAATCTGATGGTCCTGATCTCCAG AGCAGTTCAGCATCCTGGAGTCCCAGAAACTCAGGACTATGTCAGAGTCCACTCATACCAGTCCAAGATGGTCATTCGCCCTCACAAGTCCTTTGATGAG AATGGCTTTAACTACCTTCTGACCTACAGCGACGACCCTCAGACCGCCTTTCCCCGCTACTGTGTGAGCTGGATGGTGTCCAGTG GTATGCCTGACTTTCTGGAGAAACTGCATACTGCAGCCCTGAAGGCTAAGAACCTGGAGGTAGGGATCTATGATTATACCAGCGCCGTGAAGTCCAACGACACCAAGCACCAGCCCAGCCAGGACCGACTTGGGGACAACACGCGCCCTGGGCAGATCTACGCctaa
- the LOC129818557 gene encoding stAR-related lipid transfer protein 7, mitochondrial-like isoform X1 produces the protein MFQSTPRQLIKLCEISVCAVRFQSSNTVRQGIGKSNGKFETTTWMRRRMGLLLSWLQRSGVGTSKNVASDNKKQDLLSFFANHCSFVTGQRLRRVYQIGGLYANLYSERTRWTLVGSIWRRLQSMHASTGKLVAALAGVFLWEDEKVRDEELHRCGLELQALESVKNLSASSEKAEGQVETGWELVMEKKNFKVWRRPIEGSHLCEYRVLGSYNDVTPRQFFNVQLDTEYRKTWDALVLKLEVVDRDVNTGSEVVHWATRFPYPMYSRDYVYVRRYNVNVENNLMVLISRAVQHPGVPETQDYVRVHSYQSKMVIRPHKSFDENGFNYLLTYSDDPQTAFPRYCVSWMVSSGMPDFLEKLHTAALKAKNLEVGIYDYTSAVKSNDTKHQPSQDRLGDNTRPGQIYA, from the exons ATGTTTCAGTCTACACCACGGCAACTTATAAAATTATGTGAAATCAGTGTATGTGCTGTTAGGTTTCAAAGCAGTAATACAGTGAGACAGGGAATTGGCAAGAGCAATGGCAAATTCGAAACCACGACATGGATGAGAAGACGCATGGGCCTGTTGTTATCATGGCTCCAGAGATCTGGGGTGGGCACCAGTAAAAATGTGGCGTCTGACAATAAGAAACAAGACTTGCTATCATTTTTTGCCAACCATTGTAGCTTTGTGACAGGCCAGAGGCTTCGACGCGTCTATCAGATTGGAGGGCTTTACGCAAACCTGTACTCAGAGCGAACTAGGTGGACCCTGGTAGGAAGCATATGGCGTCGACTCCAGAGCATGCACGCTTCCACGGGGAAGCTTGTGGCTGCACTGGCCGGTGTCTTCCTGTGGGAGGACGAGAAGGTCCGAGATGAAGAACTACACAG GTGTGGACTAGAGCTCCAAGCTTTGGAGTCGGTGAAGAATCTGAGTGCATCCTCAGAGAAGGCTGAAGGGCAGGTGGAGACAGGCTGGGAACTTGTCATGGAGAAGAAGAATTTCAAAGTGTGGAGGCGGCCAATTGAGGGAAGCCACTTGTGTGAATACAGAG TTTTGGGTTCTTATAACGACGTCACCCCCCGACAGTTCTTCAATGTCCAG TTGGACACGGAGTACAGGAAGACGTGGGATGCTCTGGTTCTCAAGCTGGAGGTGGTGGACCGGGACGTCAACACAGGCTCAGAGGTTGTGCACTGGGCCACACGTTTCCCT TATCCCATGTACTCGAGGGACTATGTTTATGTGCGTCGCTACAATGTTAATGTGGAGAATAATCTGATGGTCCTGATCTCCAG AGCAGTTCAGCATCCTGGAGTCCCAGAAACTCAGGACTATGTCAGAGTCCACTCATACCAGTCCAAGATGGTCATTCGCCCTCACAAGTCCTTTGATGAG AATGGCTTTAACTACCTTCTGACCTACAGCGACGACCCTCAGACCGCCTTTCCCCGCTACTGTGTGAGCTGGATGGTGTCCAGTG GTATGCCTGACTTTCTGGAGAAACTGCATACTGCAGCCCTGAAGGCTAAGAACCTGGAGGTAGGGATCTATGATTATACCAGCGCCGTGAAGTCCAACGACACCAAGCACCAGCCCAGCCAGGACCGACTTGGGGACAACACGCGCCCTGGGCAGATCTACGCctaa